In a genomic window of Nodularia sp. LEGE 06071:
- a CDS encoding serine/threonine-protein kinase: protein MICCLNPDCPNPLNSDNQKLCQTCSTPLVPLLRNRFRVIRVLSDEGGFGRTYLSEDTDKLNERCVIKQLAPKFQGTWSQNKAVELFAEEAKRLQELGEHPQIPTLLAYFEQDNCLYLVQQFVNGQNLLNELQRRKVYRPGEIEAILRHLLPVLKFIHDRGVIHRDIKPENIIRRHGDGRLSLIDFGSSKQFTTRVQKKIGTSIGSHGYSPLEQIKDGKAYPASDLFGLGATCFHLLTGISPFQLWMEYGYGWVTNWRQYLRSPLSTELDYVLDRLLKKDIQQRYQSADEVIRDLTPKQPLALPPAGKSSRKLPATQISSLPIKYTLLKNLVLVCALILLFGIEDSWYQQYRRVQTVLLSQLSQHHRIPGGAVADQSPSLTLNNISLAKTLQGHEHLVLSVAISPDSQILVSSGDAYGDKLRLIKVWNLATGEEIATLKSHLQRVNVVALSPDGRTLVSGSDDKTIKIWDLTTGELVRTLRGHSDSIQAIAISPDGATVVSGSDDQTIKLWNMATGRLRSTLRGHTSWVRSLAISPDGVTLVSGSFDKTIKIWDLKKAVFIDTLGSDAETVTDVAFSPDGLTLASASRDRTIKLWNLATKQKTHTLRENSETVTSIAFSPDNTTLVSGGRDRTIKLWNLATGEEMRTLVGHAETVTSVAISPDGQTLVSASEDNTIMIWRVSL, encoded by the coding sequence ATGATCTGCTGCTTAAATCCCGATTGCCCAAATCCCCTCAATTCTGACAACCAGAAGTTATGCCAAACTTGTAGCACTCCCTTGGTGCCACTTTTGCGAAATCGCTTCCGCGTCATTCGGGTACTTTCCGATGAGGGGGGATTTGGCAGAACCTATTTATCCGAAGATACAGATAAACTCAATGAACGTTGTGTAATCAAGCAATTAGCGCCGAAGTTTCAAGGAACTTGGTCGCAAAATAAAGCCGTAGAGTTATTTGCCGAAGAAGCAAAGCGTCTCCAAGAATTGGGAGAACATCCACAAATACCAACTCTGCTGGCTTATTTTGAGCAAGACAACTGTTTGTATTTGGTACAACAGTTTGTGAATGGGCAGAACTTGTTAAACGAGTTGCAACGGCGAAAAGTTTATCGCCCTGGGGAAATTGAAGCAATTTTGCGGCATTTATTGCCTGTCCTCAAGTTTATCCATGATCGTGGTGTGATTCACCGCGACATCAAACCAGAAAATATTATCCGACGACATGGTGATGGACGATTAAGCTTGATAGATTTTGGTTCCTCGAAGCAATTCACGACGAGAGTACAGAAGAAAATCGGTACATCCATTGGTTCTCATGGTTATTCACCATTGGAACAAATTAAAGACGGTAAGGCTTACCCAGCTAGTGATTTGTTTGGTTTGGGGGCGACTTGCTTTCATTTACTTACTGGAATTTCCCCGTTTCAGTTGTGGATGGAATATGGCTATGGCTGGGTGACTAATTGGCGACAATATTTGCGGAGTCCATTGAGTACTGAATTGGATTATGTTCTCGATCGCCTATTGAAAAAAGATATCCAGCAGCGTTACCAATCAGCAGATGAAGTCATTAGAGACTTGACCCCAAAACAACCACTAGCACTACCGCCAGCAGGTAAGTCTTCGCGAAAACTCCCAGCAACTCAGATTTCGTCTTTGCCAATCAAATATACCTTACTGAAAAATCTCGTGTTGGTATGTGCTTTAATTCTGTTATTTGGCATTGAGGATTCTTGGTATCAGCAATATCGCCGTGTCCAAACTGTTTTATTGTCTCAGCTGAGTCAACATCATCGGATTCCAGGTGGAGCTGTTGCTGATCAGTCGCCCAGTTTGACTTTAAATAATATTTCTTTAGCTAAAACCCTGCAAGGTCATGAACATTTGGTTTTATCTGTGGCTATTAGTCCCGATAGCCAGATTTTGGTTAGCAGTGGTGATGCTTACGGCGACAAGCTACGCCTGATCAAAGTTTGGAATCTGGCTACTGGAGAGGAAATTGCGACTCTCAAAAGCCATTTGCAAAGGGTAAATGTGGTGGCTCTCAGCCCAGATGGACGCACTTTGGTGAGTGGTAGTGATGATAAAACCATCAAAATTTGGGATCTCACCACTGGTGAGTTAGTTCGGACGCTGAGGGGACATTCCGATTCAATTCAGGCGATCGCTATTAGTCCAGATGGTGCAACTGTGGTGAGTGGTAGCGATGATCAGACGATTAAACTGTGGAATATGGCTACGGGAAGGTTAAGAAGCACTCTCAGAGGGCATACATCTTGGGTGCGATCGCTGGCTATTAGCCCGGATGGTGTGACTTTGGTGAGTGGTAGTTTTGATAAAACGATTAAAATTTGGGATTTAAAAAAAGCTGTTTTTATTGACACACTGGGGTCAGATGCGGAAACGGTGACAGATGTGGCTTTTAGTCCGGATGGTTTGACTCTGGCTAGTGCTAGTCGCGATCGCACAATTAAACTTTGGAATCTAGCTACAAAACAGAAAACTCACACCCTGCGAGAAAATTCGGAAACGGTGACATCGATTGCTTTTAGTCCAGATAATACAACTCTGGTGAGTGGTGGTCGCGATCGCACGATTAAACTGTGGAATTTAGCCACCGGCGAAGAGATGCGTACACTTGTAGGACACGCCGAGACTGTCACTTCCGTCGCTATCAGCCCCGATGGTCAAACCCTTGTCAGTGCTAGCGAAGACAACACGATCATGATTTGGCGGGTGTCTCTGTAA
- a CDS encoding class I SAM-dependent methyltransferase — MLDGILKTQLDNEPTRKKRVQCIVCNHSINENDKSALATFACNLRAFRNETFNVWRCPKCQTIHCLDVVDLPHYYAKYPITQAKLTWQYRLIYKNLTRRLTTHGFSKNHSLLDYGCANGLFLEYLRQQGFSNCHGYDLYAPEDGFGNRTTLKHGQFDYILLQEVIEHVEDPNELLSELDSLLAPGGHILIGTPNAAHLDLTRPNISDFYNQVHVPYHLHIYTREALESLGHLQGWKPVDFFDRSYYDTPWFSMNTRAFNQYQNLFDGSIDVVYEPIQPGKALSSYKFWFYSLFGYWLSFRTGMAVMFRKN, encoded by the coding sequence ATGCTCGATGGTATCTTAAAGACCCAATTAGACAACGAACCAACCAGGAAAAAGCGTGTTCAATGTATAGTTTGTAATCACTCAATAAATGAAAATGATAAATCTGCATTGGCGACTTTCGCTTGTAATCTTAGAGCTTTTAGAAATGAAACCTTTAATGTTTGGCGATGCCCAAAATGTCAGACAATTCATTGTCTAGATGTCGTTGATTTGCCACACTACTACGCCAAATATCCCATTACTCAGGCAAAACTAACATGGCAGTACCGTTTAATTTATAAAAATCTGACCCGAAGACTGACAACACATGGTTTTTCCAAAAATCATTCATTGCTCGATTATGGCTGTGCCAATGGTCTATTTCTAGAGTATCTGCGACAACAAGGCTTTAGCAATTGTCATGGTTATGACCTCTATGCTCCTGAAGACGGATTTGGCAATCGGACAACACTAAAGCATGGCCAATTCGATTACATCTTGCTCCAAGAAGTGATTGAACATGTTGAAGATCCTAATGAATTATTATCTGAATTAGATAGCTTGCTTGCACCTGGTGGACATATTCTCATTGGCACACCAAATGCTGCTCATCTTGATCTGACTCGACCCAATATATCCGACTTTTATAATCAGGTTCATGTTCCCTATCATCTTCATATCTACACTCGTGAAGCTCTTGAATCTCTAGGGCATCTCCAAGGATGGAAGCCTGTAGATTTCTTTGATCGATCTTATTACGATACACCCTGGTTTAGCATGAACACTCGTGCTTTTAATCAGTACCAAAATCTTTTTGATGGATCAATTGACGTTGTTTATGAACCTATTCAACCTGGGAAAGCACTGAGTTCTTACAAATTCTGGTTCTACTCTCTTTTTGGTTATTGGTTGAGTTTCCGAACTGGAATGGCAGTTATGTTCCGTAAAAACTGA
- a CDS encoding class I SAM-dependent methyltransferase: MTNTLSQSQLLQNVNLPSPLVKPLDDNNHIVNLIAEITNQSVISVRQNLYQEQICCGSRQRHDFLGRGLVPHIWSNEINEFYQDTDAFLYGCIVWNRNKIKLQMREWIGKYLSREKSSFKILCLGDGLGIDTLYLAQAGHQLTYYDVPGYTEKFARLLFKDSALPIQILNDAEAIPKAAYDVVLCLDVLEHLPSPSSLVAEIVSYLRPSGRAIIHAPFYNLSENCMTHLKSNQKYSGKLNLFTKHGLCLIDGQVGWNPIVFRKVDQKTEIPSWWNPHLLGLRLMGLYIAVATSLWGNPFDWIVDKNNQFDHAHLCGLIDSQS, translated from the coding sequence ATGACCAATACTCTCTCGCAATCACAATTACTTCAGAATGTAAATCTTCCTTCTCCTTTGGTTAAACCGCTTGATGATAATAACCATATTGTGAATTTAATTGCTGAAATCACGAACCAATCGGTTATATCAGTTCGGCAGAATCTCTACCAAGAGCAAATTTGCTGTGGTAGCAGACAAAGGCATGATTTTCTTGGACGGGGCTTAGTCCCACATATCTGGAGCAACGAAATAAACGAATTTTATCAGGATACGGATGCGTTTTTGTACGGTTGCATAGTGTGGAACCGGAATAAAATTAAGCTACAAATGCGTGAGTGGATTGGAAAGTATTTGAGCCGCGAAAAGAGTTCTTTTAAGATTCTGTGTCTGGGAGATGGGTTGGGCATAGATACTCTGTATCTAGCTCAGGCGGGACATCAACTTACTTATTATGATGTACCGGGGTATACAGAAAAATTCGCTCGCTTACTGTTTAAGGACTCAGCCCTGCCAATACAGATTTTGAACGATGCAGAGGCAATCCCCAAAGCAGCCTACGATGTAGTTTTATGCTTAGACGTACTAGAACATCTTCCTAGTCCATCCTCCTTAGTAGCTGAAATTGTTAGCTATCTTCGACCTAGTGGACGGGCTATAATACACGCCCCGTTCTATAATCTTTCCGAGAATTGTATGACGCACCTGAAATCTAACCAAAAGTACAGTGGTAAATTGAATTTGTTTACTAAACACGGATTATGTTTGATTGATGGACAAGTTGGCTGGAACCCGATTGTATTTCGTAAAGTTGACCAAAAAACAGAGATACCTAGTTGGTGGAATCCTCATCTGTTGGGTTTGCGGTTAATGGGGCTGTATATAGCAGTAGCCACTAGTCTATGGGGGAATCCTTTTGATTGGATTGTTGATAAGAACAATCAGTTTGACCATGCTCACTTATGTGGTCTTATTGATAGTCAAAGCTAA
- a CDS encoding glycosyltransferase: MIIENMNELAMIIFGVLAILVIYPTLKVLNFISLFHSPSLEPVQDEALPKAAIVLSLRGADPFLTDCVHALLNQNYPQYKVHIVIDSQEDPAWKIVNDTILQEQAINVQVNPLIFRHDTCSLKCSALVQAISQLDDSYEVVALLDADVVAHPNWLRELVAPLADNQVGATTGNRWYIPQIGKWGSLVRYMWNAAAVIFMYIYQCPWGGSMALKLSVLRKAQLLETWKQGVSVDTPIHKALREIGLKVKFVPSVMMSNREECNFAQCLRFITRQLLVARLYNPNWIVIASAVFISTLALLMIPPMLLFALINSNFDTAILIVGGAVSYILGMALLLALGEQGVRRVLRDRGEPTESYSVLMMAKILIAIPLTQLVYAVTTISAILAQSVEWRGITYQIKDAWNIRLTKYYPYQNSNKPLDTNVSL; the protein is encoded by the coding sequence ATGATTATTGAAAATATGAACGAATTAGCAATGATTATTTTTGGCGTTCTAGCGATTTTAGTGATTTACCCGACGCTAAAGGTACTGAATTTCATATCGTTATTTCATTCACCAAGTCTAGAACCTGTGCAGGATGAAGCATTGCCAAAAGCTGCAATTGTTCTTTCCCTGCGAGGTGCTGATCCGTTTTTAACTGATTGTGTCCATGCTCTGCTAAACCAGAATTACCCACAATATAAAGTACACATTGTTATCGATAGTCAGGAAGACCCCGCCTGGAAAATTGTCAATGATACGATTTTGCAGGAACAAGCAATAAATGTCCAAGTCAACCCTTTAATTTTTAGACATGATACTTGCAGTCTCAAATGTAGTGCATTAGTTCAAGCTATTTCACAACTAGACGATTCTTATGAAGTAGTGGCACTATTAGATGCTGATGTTGTCGCTCATCCTAACTGGCTGCGTGAACTTGTAGCACCTTTGGCAGATAACCAAGTCGGAGCTACCACAGGAAATCGCTGGTATATACCGCAAATCGGAAAGTGGGGTTCGCTGGTTCGATATATGTGGAATGCGGCAGCTGTCATCTTCATGTATATCTACCAATGCCCTTGGGGAGGTTCAATGGCTTTGAAACTTTCCGTCTTACGCAAAGCGCAGTTGCTGGAAACATGGAAACAAGGAGTTTCAGTTGATACCCCTATTCATAAAGCATTGCGAGAAATTGGCTTAAAAGTAAAATTTGTACCCTCAGTCATGATGAGTAATCGTGAAGAGTGTAACTTTGCTCAATGCTTGCGCTTTATTACACGCCAATTACTGGTGGCACGGCTCTACAATCCCAACTGGATTGTGATTGCTAGCGCAGTATTCATAAGTACATTAGCTTTGCTAATGATCCCGCCAATGCTATTGTTTGCCTTAATCAATAGCAACTTTGATACTGCAATTCTGATTGTCGGCGGAGCCGTAAGCTATATTTTGGGAATGGCTTTATTACTGGCATTAGGGGAGCAAGGCGTAAGACGAGTGCTTCGGGATAGGGGCGAACCAACGGAGAGTTATTCTGTCCTCATGATGGCAAAAATATTGATAGCGATTCCCTTAACACAGTTGGTTTATGCTGTCACTACCATATCCGCGATCTTGGCACAAAGTGTCGAGTGGCGTGGTATTACCTATCAAATCAAAGATGCCTGGAATATTCGTTTAACCAAATACTATCCTTATCAAAACTCGAACAAACCTCTAGATACTAATGTTTCACTTTGA
- a CDS encoding class I SAM-dependent methyltransferase codes for MINPNTVSLGTIQETLLITLWARAFEMNQIDPIMVDSGSADILAKIDYDFQRFSQDKSSQAIICIRNKAFDEIVKQFLQTYSLTSILEIGTGLNNRFERLDDGNLNWFDLDLPDTMAVRKRFFQESDRRRFISASVLETEWIDEVKSLSNSPMLFIAEGVLLYFSEQQVKRIFKTLAEHFPGSWILFDATSPFLISIRRGFDAVKYTNAKYQWGIRNIQEIQAWDSRYQVHRSLYIPADFPQYLNRFPFIERLMMYLFPRFQRMYGVHLIKLSDFNAQ; via the coding sequence ATGATTAATCCAAACACTGTCAGCTTAGGTACTATTCAAGAAACACTGCTAATTACCCTGTGGGCAAGGGCATTTGAAATGAACCAAATCGACCCCATTATGGTTGATTCAGGGTCTGCTGATATCCTGGCTAAAATTGACTATGATTTTCAAAGATTCTCCCAAGACAAAAGCTCTCAAGCGATAATATGTATTCGCAACAAAGCATTTGACGAGATAGTTAAACAGTTTTTGCAAACCTATTCACTAACTTCTATTTTAGAAATTGGCACAGGTTTGAATAATAGATTTGAACGATTAGATGATGGTAATTTAAATTGGTTTGATCTAGATTTACCTGATACAATGGCTGTCAGAAAACGCTTTTTTCAGGAGAGTGATCGCCGTCGATTTATTTCGGCTTCTGTGTTAGAAACAGAGTGGATAGATGAGGTTAAAAGCTTAAGCAATAGTCCAATGTTATTTATTGCAGAGGGTGTTTTACTTTATTTTTCTGAGCAGCAAGTGAAGAGGATATTTAAAACATTGGCAGAACACTTTCCGGGTTCGTGGATTTTATTTGATGCCACTTCCCCATTCTTAATTAGCATTCGTCGTGGATTCGATGCAGTTAAATATACAAATGCTAAGTACCAGTGGGGAATTCGCAATATTCAGGAAATACAAGCTTGGGATTCAAGATATCAGGTGCATCGTTCGCTCTATATCCCAGCAGATTTTCCTCAATACTTAAACAGATTTCCTTTTATAGAACGGTTGATGATGTACTTATTTCCCAGATTTCAACGTATGTACGGGGTACATTTGATTAAATTATCAGATTTTAATGCTCAATGA
- a CDS encoding chloride channel protein has protein sequence MALSALNQRFRFWLQPRKGLAIAEACIIGLVAALSAVFLKSGSGWLGTWRVQTSQISPAWLVLPGIGLSFGLIAGWLVNRFAPEASGSGIPQVKATLANVPITLSWRVAIIKLISAIITLGSGMALGRQGPTVHVGAGLAAGMSSWVPTSPDHRRQMIAAGAGAGLAAAFNAPIAGVLFIVEELLQDLSGLTLGTAIIASFIGGVVSRLLGGGSLQLNLELMQYSSNFTLPEIPFFVLLGILAGFLGALFNRGLIASIKIYQTFHLSLPLKMALAGCISGLVVAILPESFRNYAGLREYMIISEANVSFAAIAFFSQFILTLIAFGSGAPGGLFAPSLILGSCLGHLVGVTSSYFLAVDSPTTYALAGMGGFFSAVSKVPITAIVIVFEMTTDFNLVLPLMIVSVAAYLVSDKVMPGSLYDKLLQLKGITITKAVSAEGILTKLTAHDVMQHRVETLDADMTLEEAMQVFSRSHHRGFPVVENGKLVGIITQSDFVTQRDSDSYILGNSQSPKDVSLREIMIHSPMTVKSKHNLSNVLYLLDRYQISRLPVVEGRKLVGIITRADIIRAQAEHLNYGNVTPESQPEPSYVVYQTRSPNIGRGRLLVPVANPETAAILLQMAAAIARDRHYEIECVQIILVSRQSSPSETPVRTAKSRRLLRQAEVLAKKWKIPLHTQIRVAHDPAQAILETIDERHINLILMGWKGETSTPGRIFGNVVDTIIRQATCDVMLVKLGQKAQKIFATKFPQSLEEMQRQSLQRGEFPQPAGASIASLPTPQFNRWLVTMAGGPNVRVAIKLLPALVTLGNDPYIRLTQVFKPSQLKPDMTVLEQATRILMRRRKLSSNVVAIPVQADSVAEGVINLVKTEGYDVVVVGASREGLLQQAVQGNIPEAIASGVDCTVILVRGAISS, from the coding sequence ATGGCGCTTTCTGCTCTAAATCAGCGCTTTCGCTTCTGGTTGCAACCGAGAAAAGGTTTAGCGATCGCCGAAGCTTGTATTATTGGTCTTGTCGCCGCCCTATCTGCGGTATTCCTCAAATCTGGATCAGGATGGTTGGGGACATGGCGAGTCCAGACTAGCCAAATCTCACCAGCATGGTTAGTCTTACCAGGAATTGGTCTGAGTTTTGGGTTGATAGCTGGTTGGTTAGTTAATAGATTTGCCCCAGAGGCTTCAGGTAGCGGTATCCCTCAAGTGAAAGCCACCCTGGCTAATGTCCCAATTACATTATCTTGGCGAGTCGCAATTATAAAGTTAATCAGTGCCATCATCACCCTTGGTTCAGGAATGGCTTTAGGGCGACAAGGCCCCACCGTTCATGTAGGGGCGGGTTTAGCCGCAGGAATGAGTAGCTGGGTTCCCACTTCCCCAGATCATCGACGACAGATGATTGCGGCGGGTGCGGGTGCGGGTTTAGCCGCAGCTTTCAATGCCCCAATCGCCGGAGTATTATTTATTGTTGAAGAATTACTCCAGGATTTATCAGGGCTGACTTTAGGAACTGCCATTATCGCTTCCTTTATTGGTGGTGTAGTCTCCCGACTATTAGGTGGCGGTAGTTTGCAACTAAATTTGGAGTTGATGCAATACTCTAGTAATTTCACCTTGCCAGAAATTCCCTTTTTTGTGTTGTTGGGGATTTTAGCAGGTTTTCTGGGGGCATTATTTAATCGTGGTCTAATTGCTAGTATCAAAATTTATCAAACTTTCCACCTCAGCTTACCCCTAAAAATGGCTTTAGCTGGATGCATTTCCGGTCTAGTCGTGGCAATACTCCCAGAATCTTTCCGTAATTATGCAGGTTTACGGGAGTACATGATTATCAGTGAAGCCAATGTGTCTTTTGCCGCGATCGCCTTTTTTTCTCAATTTATTCTTACCCTGATCGCCTTTGGTTCCGGTGCGCCTGGGGGGTTATTTGCACCTAGTCTGATTTTAGGTTCTTGTTTAGGACACCTGGTTGGTGTAACTTCCTCTTATTTCTTAGCAGTGGATTCTCCCACGACTTACGCTTTAGCCGGTATGGGAGGTTTTTTTAGTGCCGTTTCTAAAGTCCCAATCACAGCCATTGTGATTGTGTTTGAAATGACTACAGATTTCAATTTGGTACTACCATTGATGATTGTCTCTGTAGCCGCTTACTTGGTTTCTGACAAAGTAATGCCTGGATCGTTATATGACAAACTATTACAGCTAAAAGGCATCACAATTACGAAAGCAGTTTCCGCCGAGGGGATATTAACCAAGTTAACAGCCCACGATGTGATGCAGCATCGAGTCGAAACTCTGGATGCAGATATGACATTAGAAGAAGCAATGCAAGTATTTTCTCGTTCCCATCATCGGGGCTTTCCAGTGGTAGAAAACGGCAAGCTAGTAGGAATTATCACCCAATCGGATTTTGTCACCCAACGCGATAGTGATTCGTACATCCTGGGTAATAGCCAGTCACCAAAGGATGTCTCATTAAGGGAGATTATGATCCACTCGCCAATGACGGTAAAATCCAAACATAACCTCAGTAATGTCCTGTATTTGCTCGATCGCTATCAAATCAGCCGCTTACCAGTAGTCGAAGGGCGGAAATTAGTTGGGATTATTACCCGTGCAGACATCATCCGCGCCCAGGCTGAACATCTTAATTATGGCAACGTTACCCCAGAATCACAGCCGGAACCTTCTTATGTAGTTTATCAAACGCGATCGCCTAATATTGGCAGAGGTCGATTATTAGTCCCAGTAGCGAATCCCGAAACCGCCGCTATCCTCTTACAAATGGCCGCAGCGATTGCACGCGATCGCCATTATGAAATCGAATGCGTGCAAATAATCTTAGTATCGCGTCAAAGTTCGCCATCAGAAACACCAGTCAGAACCGCCAAAAGTCGCCGCTTACTCCGACAAGCCGAAGTTTTAGCAAAAAAGTGGAAAATTCCCTTACACACCCAAATTAGAGTCGCCCACGACCCCGCCCAGGCAATATTGGAAACCATCGACGAACGGCATATAAACCTGATTTTAATGGGATGGAAAGGTGAAACTTCTACACCTGGACGGATTTTTGGCAATGTTGTAGACACCATAATTCGCCAAGCCACCTGCGACGTAATGCTAGTAAAACTGGGGCAAAAAGCACAAAAAATATTTGCTACTAAATTTCCTCAGTCCCTTGAAGAGATGCAACGCCAATCGCTACAACGGGGGGAATTTCCCCAACCTGCTGGCGCATCAATCGCGTCTCTACCCACTCCCCAATTCAACCGTTGGCTAGTAACAATGGCTGGCGGCCCCAATGTCAGGGTAGCGATTAAATTATTACCTGCCTTAGTGACATTGGGGAATGATCCATACATTCGGCTGACGCAGGTGTTTAAACCATCTCAATTAAAACCAGACATGACAGTTTTAGAACAAGCCACCCGCATTCTGATGCGTCGCCGCAAATTATCCAGCAATGTAGTTGCTATCCCAGTCCAAGCAGATTCGGTAGCGGAAGGAGTGATTAACCTCGTGAAAACCGAAGGTTATGATGTTGTGGTTGTAGGGGCTTCTCGTGAGGGATTATTACAGCAAGCAGTTCAAGGTAATATTCCCGAAGCGATCGCCTCTGGTGTGGACTGTACAGTCATTTTAGTCAGAGGCGCAATTAGTAGTTAG
- a CDS encoding TldD/PmbA family protein translates to MGSENLTQDTLAEQLLELAIKSGAEAAEVYQSRSLSRPVFFEANRLKQLETSQSEGTALRLWRNGRPGLTVAYGSVAAQTMVERALALTQLNQPEAVELVKNSQPSYPDIGSSVPLELLVNWGKEAIALIRDVYPDVLCNSDWECDVETTRLSNSQGLDCYYSDTTLSCYMAAEWVRGDDFLSVADGQTQRDILHPEKLAHQILQRLDWSRENVPPPTGRVPVLFTSKAADMLWGTAQAALNGKRILEVASPWVERLGKPVMSPSLTLYQDPQAGPYSCPFDDEGTPTTALVFIQDGILQNFYCDRTTGKQLGINTTGNGFRPSFGSYPSPGLFNFLIQPGSASLQDLIHQMDDGLIVDQMLGGGNGISGDFSINIDLGYRVKNGQIIGRVKDTMVAGNVYTVLKQLVALGNDADWNGSCYTPSLIVEGLSVTGRIS, encoded by the coding sequence ATGGGTTCTGAAAACTTGACACAAGATACACTAGCAGAACAACTGCTGGAACTAGCTATCAAATCGGGAGCTGAAGCTGCGGAAGTTTATCAGTCGCGATCGCTTTCTCGTCCCGTATTTTTTGAGGCTAACCGTCTCAAACAGCTAGAAACTAGCCAATCTGAAGGCACAGCACTACGACTATGGCGCAACGGGCGACCAGGACTGACGGTAGCTTATGGTTCTGTCGCCGCCCAAACAATGGTGGAACGAGCTTTGGCTTTGACTCAGCTGAATCAACCAGAAGCAGTGGAGTTAGTCAAGAATTCTCAGCCATCTTATCCAGACATCGGGTCATCTGTACCCTTAGAACTATTGGTCAACTGGGGCAAAGAAGCGATCGCTCTCATTCGTGATGTCTATCCAGATGTGCTGTGCAACAGTGACTGGGAATGTGATGTGGAAACTACTAGACTTTCCAATAGTCAAGGTTTAGATTGTTACTACAGTGATACAACCCTCAGTTGCTACATGGCTGCCGAATGGGTCAGGGGTGATGATTTTTTAAGCGTTGCGGATGGACAAACCCAACGGGATATTCTCCACCCTGAGAAATTAGCCCATCAAATTTTACAAAGATTAGATTGGTCTAGAGAAAACGTCCCACCCCCCACCGGTCGCGTTCCAGTTTTATTTACATCTAAAGCGGCTGATATGCTTTGGGGGACTGCACAAGCAGCGTTAAATGGTAAGCGGATTCTGGAAGTAGCTTCTCCTTGGGTAGAACGTCTGGGTAAACCAGTGATGTCACCCAGCCTCACCCTTTACCAAGACCCACAGGCTGGCCCTTACAGTTGTCCTTTTGATGATGAAGGTACTCCCACAACTGCTTTAGTATTTATCCAAGACGGAATTTTACAAAATTTTTATTGCGATCGCACCACAGGAAAACAACTAGGTATTAACACGACTGGTAACGGTTTTCGCCCTAGTTTTGGCAGTTATCCTAGCCCTGGCTTATTTAATTTCTTGATCCAGCCTGGTTCAGCATCACTCCAAGATTTAATTCACCAAATGGATGATGGCTTAATTGTCGATCAAATGCTAGGTGGTGGCAACGGTATTTCTGGCGACTTTTCCATCAATATTGATTTGGGCTATCGTGTCAAAAACGGTCAGATAATTGGGCGTGTTAAAGATACGATGGTCGCAGGTAACGTCTACACAGTTCTCAAACAATTAGTAGCATTAGGTAACGATGCTGATTGGAATGGGTCTTGTTATACACCATCACTGATAGTAGAAGGATTGTCTGTAACTGGGAGAATTTCTTAA